A single genomic interval of Agarivorans aestuarii harbors:
- a CDS encoding MATE family efflux transporter, whose translation MPSNTQSKTLQKGLFGMALPIFGEFMLNMSVPVFDALFLSQVSDQAAASVGAVMPWFSMAIVFFSATGIAGASLASQYMGKQNYPRANLMLAGLLILGVLAGLLCGLFFVTQANNIGHWMSLPPAMSDLAAEYLVLAGAGVGFMGLRMTLANICNSYGQSHWNTISAALMLVTNIVGNGILVLGWFGVSPMGVTGVAIASLIAWVLSLSFSLVVVLFLIKVKLPLADALKQPSLSLKPILKIAVPSALEPFSYQSFVMVMNLMIVQLGETSLTVRIYALNIYVYCTMMLVAIGIANTMLVTQLAGAGHFERCHQQMRQGMRWGLIAVAIVASIIFIFHQSLLGLFTSNPEVLALGVVVCLIHSLNEPLRAINIISGNVLRGCGDAVFVTGNAIAVTWLFSVPLAYFTGVYLGYGLYAVLLAGMVDEFLRSQINWRRWKSDKWKRKLAPD comes from the coding sequence ATGCCTTCTAATACTCAAAGTAAAACCTTACAAAAAGGCCTATTTGGCATGGCTCTGCCGATCTTTGGCGAGTTTATGCTAAACATGTCGGTACCGGTGTTTGACGCACTCTTTCTTAGCCAAGTATCAGACCAAGCCGCGGCCTCGGTAGGCGCAGTAATGCCGTGGTTTTCCATGGCCATCGTGTTCTTTTCCGCCACTGGCATTGCAGGTGCCAGTTTAGCCTCACAATACATGGGCAAGCAAAACTACCCTCGCGCAAATTTAATGCTGGCAGGCCTGCTTATCTTAGGAGTGTTAGCGGGTTTACTGTGTGGCCTATTTTTTGTTACCCAAGCCAATAACATCGGTCATTGGATGAGCCTACCACCTGCAATGAGTGACTTGGCCGCAGAGTACTTGGTGTTAGCTGGCGCAGGTGTCGGCTTTATGGGCCTACGCATGACGCTGGCCAATATCTGTAATAGTTACGGGCAATCCCACTGGAACACTATCTCCGCAGCGCTGATGCTGGTCACCAACATCGTGGGTAACGGAATATTAGTGCTGGGTTGGTTTGGTGTAAGCCCAATGGGCGTAACCGGGGTGGCCATTGCGAGTTTAATTGCTTGGGTGCTTAGCTTAAGTTTTAGTTTAGTGGTGGTGCTATTTCTGATTAAAGTGAAATTGCCTTTGGCTGACGCCTTAAAACAGCCCAGCCTTAGCTTAAAGCCTATTCTAAAAATTGCCGTGCCCTCAGCGCTAGAGCCATTTTCTTACCAAAGCTTTGTGATGGTCATGAACTTGATGATTGTACAGCTAGGCGAAACCTCTCTCACTGTGCGCATTTACGCACTCAATATCTATGTTTACTGCACCATGATGCTGGTAGCAATAGGCATTGCCAATACCATGCTGGTAACCCAACTTGCAGGTGCTGGCCATTTTGAACGCTGCCACCAACAAATGCGCCAAGGCATGCGCTGGGGCTTAATAGCGGTGGCTATTGTTGCCAGCATTATCTTTATCTTTCACCAAAGCTTACTGGGTTTATTTACCAGTAACCCAGAAGTACTCGCCCTAGGCGTGGTGGTATGTTTGATTCACAGCCTTAACGAACCGCTAAGGGCAATTAATATAATCAGCGGCAATGTATTGCGCGGTTGTGGTGACGCAGTGTTTGTTACCGGTAACGCCATTGCGGTTACTTGGCTATTCTCAGTACCACTGGCCTACTTTACCGGAGTTTACCTAGGTTATGGTTTATATGCGGTGTTACTCGCAGGCATGGTAGACGAGTTCCTACGTAGCCAAATAAACTGGCGCCGCTGGAAGAGCGATAAATGGAAGCGGAAGTTGGCACCGGATTAG
- a CDS encoding putative bifunctional diguanylate cyclase/phosphodiesterase, producing the protein MSLSQRLLVMLLPTILLVVFSAAWFTYLGLAQLTRTSLQSGLEQEVGFLVRQMKEEVKYSHSALARFLSSAQSIRYLNALDYDELNTDEFTRYTHEMDLHRIAGRLQRSQPNISLIAITTKALQTKLVVGGQDPFSGLTVPNWLKKHLLNTQSAVANSPSGMNLLYRDNNGEIKFALARAVSSHLLLGDTSIANDPDYFFGIIIADVTSIKDTLPKLKQRYEQLSIDISVSSDASFDTSEAKITSHWRDATLVIKIEHALMQAKIELETAKVSAITDLQQQVALSALALALLTFLLISLIIQKQVLAPIQGVLADINSSKTSETLSLRYKNSRNEVAQLNNGYLELFDLLYEQAETDSLTGLSNRQSFHQQLQRHIARASQEGSTSALLYIDLDNFKRVNDHYGHNEGDRLLQLFAAKLVNTVRPNDTVVKRDQRHVSRLAGDEFAVILNNLRSPEIAAKVAQRILDILKNGIEVNGHNHPVHASIGIALIPQDGESLESILNHADAAMYQAKKRGRNRFQLFNEDIARAMRERAMIEDTLELSLQEQTFQLVYQPVIDADTLQTVGFEVLIRCPALQSKGIGPDRFIPIAESCGLIKRIDMWVLERAISKLEQLQTRHQFNGSIAVNVSAMELQNDQFPQQLKALFGKYHVQAKYLELEITETSLVDINEKTLLALNKLKALGLRLSLDDFGTGYTAFNQLMSFPVDILKIDRSFVQAIGEATDNSMIDIIFTLIEHYQLEVIAEGIETELQANYLRQLGCKKMQGYLFSQPLPENAIEAWLENHFKRLEA; encoded by the coding sequence ATGAGCTTAAGCCAACGTCTTTTGGTCATGCTGCTCCCTACAATATTACTTGTGGTGTTTTCTGCCGCTTGGTTCACCTACCTCGGCTTAGCTCAACTCACTCGCACCAGCTTACAAAGTGGTTTAGAGCAAGAAGTTGGCTTCTTAGTTCGTCAAATGAAAGAAGAAGTGAAGTATAGCCACTCGGCTTTGGCCCGTTTTCTAAGCAGTGCCCAAAGCATTAGGTATTTAAATGCACTCGACTATGACGAACTAAATACCGATGAATTCACTCGTTATACCCATGAAATGGATCTACATCGTATCGCAGGGCGACTACAAAGAAGCCAGCCCAATATTTCACTTATTGCCATTACCACCAAAGCCCTACAGACCAAATTAGTGGTTGGTGGCCAAGATCCATTTTCAGGCTTAACTGTTCCAAATTGGCTTAAAAAACATTTACTGAACACCCAATCAGCCGTAGCCAACTCCCCTTCAGGAATGAACTTGCTCTACCGTGATAACAATGGCGAAATCAAGTTTGCCTTAGCTAGGGCGGTCTCTTCCCATCTGTTATTAGGAGATACAAGTATCGCCAATGACCCCGACTATTTTTTTGGGATCATCATAGCCGATGTAACCTCAATCAAGGACACCTTACCTAAACTTAAGCAACGCTACGAACAGCTATCAATAGACATTTCGGTTAGCTCGGATGCAAGCTTTGACACCAGTGAAGCAAAAATCACTAGCCATTGGCGCGATGCGACTTTAGTGATTAAAATCGAGCATGCATTAATGCAGGCAAAAATTGAGCTAGAGACAGCTAAAGTATCTGCCATCACAGACTTACAACAACAAGTTGCACTTAGCGCTCTAGCCTTGGCTCTGCTCACTTTTTTATTAATTAGCCTGATCATTCAAAAACAAGTGCTCGCTCCTATTCAAGGAGTACTTGCTGACATCAACAGCAGCAAAACGTCAGAGACATTGTCATTACGTTACAAAAATAGCCGAAATGAAGTAGCCCAACTTAACAACGGCTACCTAGAGCTGTTTGACCTACTTTATGAGCAGGCCGAAACCGACTCGCTTACCGGGCTCTCTAACCGACAAAGTTTTCATCAACAATTACAGCGCCATATCGCTCGAGCAAGCCAAGAGGGAAGTACCTCAGCTTTACTTTACATTGACTTAGATAACTTTAAGCGAGTTAACGATCACTATGGGCACAATGAAGGAGACCGACTACTTCAGCTGTTTGCAGCAAAACTGGTGAATACAGTTAGGCCAAATGACACTGTAGTTAAGAGAGACCAACGCCACGTATCTCGCTTAGCCGGAGACGAATTTGCAGTAATTCTCAACAACCTACGCTCTCCAGAGATTGCAGCGAAGGTGGCTCAACGAATCTTAGATATTTTAAAAAACGGTATTGAAGTCAACGGCCACAATCACCCTGTACATGCCAGTATAGGTATTGCTCTAATCCCGCAGGATGGCGAGAGCCTAGAGAGCATCCTCAACCACGCCGACGCAGCAATGTACCAAGCCAAAAAGCGGGGCAGGAATCGCTTCCAGCTCTTCAATGAAGATATTGCGAGAGCGATGCGCGAACGTGCGATGATTGAAGATACACTTGAACTAAGCTTGCAGGAGCAAACTTTCCAATTAGTCTACCAACCCGTCATTGATGCCGACACGCTGCAAACCGTTGGCTTTGAAGTATTAATACGCTGCCCTGCCTTGCAAAGCAAAGGCATTGGGCCAGATCGCTTTATCCCAATCGCAGAGAGCTGTGGCTTAATCAAGAGAATTGACATGTGGGTACTAGAACGGGCTATTAGTAAGTTAGAGCAGTTGCAAACGCGTCACCAATTTAACGGCTCTATTGCGGTAAACGTCTCTGCAATGGAATTACAAAACGACCAGTTTCCTCAGCAACTTAAAGCACTGTTTGGCAAATATCACGTTCAGGCGAAGTACTTAGAGCTAGAAATTACCGAAACAAGCCTCGTTGATATAAATGAGAAAACGCTGCTGGCTTTAAACAAGCTGAAAGCGCTGGGACTGCGCTTATCTTTAGATGATTTTGGTACCGGTTATACCGCTTTCAATCAGCTAATGAGCTTCCCTGTAGACATTCTTAAAATTGATCGTAGCTTCGTGCAAGCGATTGGAGAAGCGACAGATAATTCCATGATTGATATTATCTTCACGCTAATTGAACACTATCAATTAGAGGTGATCGCAGAAGGCATCGAAACCGAGCTACAAGCCAACTATCTACGACAACTTGGTTGCAAGAAAATGCAAGGCTACCTATTTAGTCAACCGTTACCTGAAAATGCCATAGAGGCATGGCTAGAAAACCACTTCAAACGACTAGAAGCTTAA